The Cognaticolwellia beringensis genome segment AAACAAAGTAAATCGGGTGCTTGGTCATTAAGCAGTGACGATGAAAGTAGAGCTAAAATACGTTTAATTGCAGAATGTGTAAACGAAACCATGCAGCGTTTTGCCATCATAACATCATTGCTTGGCCAATTAGCCCCGGTTAAAAAGTCTGAATTAAATGAAAAGGTTGTTGCTATTGCTCAACGTTTATCCGTACTAAATGATATAAATGCGCCTGAATTTATTGACAAAAAGGCGCAATCAACCTTAATAAGTGCAATGAAAGATCACGGTTATATCGTATTAGATGAGGATGATAAATTAGTAGATAGCAGCACATTAAGCTTATTAAAAAGCTCAGTCAGTAATTTAGTCGATATCGAAGTTCTACAAAGTATCGTGCGTTAATTTTATCGCAAAGATTAATAGCAACTAACTAAGAATTCAGGCTTATAGTGATGATAAAGACTATAACGCCTGTTTTTTTTGAACAACACGCCAATGCATAACCTTGATATAGGCGTTTTAAAGACAATAACCCCATCAGTAGCACAGTAAATAGATGCACATTTATTGACTGTGCTCTTATTAACTGACTGTTTATCTTCAGCATCTTTTTCATACCCTGAGCACTGTCCGAGTGGGTGTTTATATGCCCTAAAATAAAACGTTAACTATATGCTCAAGTACCTAAATACATAGCTATAATATAAGATATAAATAACTTATAGTGTCAATATAAAGGGTCTTTAATAATAATTCATTACTATTTATATTCAAATAATTAGCATATAAATTCACTTTATTGTTGACTCAGAGCCATTTTACAGATAATTTTCCCGACCGCTTTAAATAATGATTTTCATTAATGACATGTCGTCTTATAAAAACTCAGTAGAAGTTTGCGATAGAAGTTCAAGAAATTCAAAGTAATATTCTGAAGGATCAGTAGCGCACACTTTGAGCATTAAAAATATATGACTGAATTAGCTAGCAGTATTTAGCTAATAGAAATGGTTTGATGAAATAGGAATAAGCAATGAATGATATGAGCAAAAAATCCCAAGGTCTTTATCGCGCCGAGTTTGAACATGACAGTTGTGGCATTGGCTTTGTAGCCAACCTAAAGGGTAAAAAATCTCACGATATTATTGAAAATGCACTCACCATGTTGAGTTGTATGGAACATCGTGGTGGTACTGGGTTCGACGTAAAAAGTGGTGACGGTGCCGGCATTCTTATTCAAATACCTCACGCATTTTTAAGCCAAGAAACTGCAAGCTTAGGGTTTACCTTACCAGACGCAGGAAATTACGGCGTTGGAATGATTTTCTTCCCGCAAGAACAAGAACAAAGTGATGCTTGCCGAAATATATTAAATCAAAATATTACTGATCTGGGCTTAACCTTATTAGGTTACCGACATGTCCCTGGTGATAACTCTATGTTAGGTGCTGCTTCACTTGAAAGTGAACCAAACATTGAACAAGTATTTATTGCCAAGCCAGAAGCATTAACGGCTCAGGCATTTGAGCGCAAGTTGTTTGTGCTGCGTAAATACACATCGCATCAAATTAATGCCACTATCGCTAAAGAACGTGACGAATTTTATGTTACTTCAATGTCATCAACCAAAATTGTTTATAAAGGCCAATTTACCACCCAGCAAGTTCGTCAATATTACCTTGACCTTCAAGACGAACGAACTATTTCTGGCATGGCAATGTTCCACTCACGCTTTTCAACCAATACTTTTCCTGCTTGGCGTCGTGCGCAACCGTTTCGGTATATCGCCCATAATGGTGAAATAAACACTGTACGCGGTAACATTAACTGGATGAATGCTCGTGAAGCATTATTCAGTTCAGTAAATTTCAGCGATGCTGAATTGAAAATGTTAACGCCCATTTGTAATAACGACAATTCTGATTCTGCCAACCTTGATATGGCGATTGAGTTATTAGTCCTAAGTGGACGTTCGTTAGCCCAAGTTATGATGATGATGGTGCCAGAGGCTTGGCAAACACAAACCGATATGGACGCCACCAAACGTGCATTTTATGAGTATTATGCTTGTATTATGGAACCGTGGGATGGCCCGGCTTCATTATCGTTTACCGATGGAAATGTTATCGGCGCAACTCTAGATCGTAACGGTTTACGCCCTTCACGTTATTTATTAACTGACGACGGCACGCTCGTTATGGGCTCTGAGACCGGTACATTGTGTGTTGACCAATCAACAGTTGTTGAAAAAGGCCGTTTGCAGCCAGGTAAAATCTTTATTGCTGATTTAAAGCAAGGTCGTATCATTAGTGATGACGAAGTAAAACAGCAAGTTAGCTCGACACAGCCGTATGGCCAATGGCTCGCTAAAAACAAAATTGAATTAAACAAGTTACCTGTACCAAGAGCTTCTATTGCACAGCCGCCATTAACTGAGCTGCGTAAAATACAAAAAGCCTTTGGTTATACCAACGAAGACCTTAACTTAGTGCTAGCCGGTATGGTGGGCACGTCAAAAGAACCATTAGGCGCTATGGGCACTGATACGCCGTTAGCGGTACTATCGCATCGCCCTCAGCAATTATCACATTATTTTAAGCAGCTGTTTGCTCAAGTGACTAATCCACCTATTGATCCAATTCGTGAAGAGTTGGTGATGTCATTACGTGGTTATATCGGCAAGTCGCTTAACTTACTTGATGAAACTGCAGCGCATTGTCATAAGGTTGAAATTGAGCAACCGGTTCTAACCAATGAACAATTACGTAAGTTGCAGTATATTGACAATGACCATCTGCAATCTAAAACTATTAGCATTACTTTTAAAGCTAATGGCCAAGCAGGTGCACTTAAAAAAGCGCTTGATCGTGTTTGTTTATACGCAAAAAATGCTGTGGAAGATGGCTATGCCATCTTAATATTAAGTGATCGTGAAGTTGACAGCGACCATGTTGCTATTCCATCAGTATTAGCAACAGCGGCCATTCACCATTATTTGATTCGTGAAAAATTACGCTCTTACGCTGATATTATTCTTGAATCAGCAGATATTCGCGAAACCCATCACTTTGCTACTGTTATTGGCTATGGCGCAGCAGCGGTAAACCCATACCTAGCACTAGAAAGTATGTATGGTTTACGTGATGAAGGCGTACTAGATACTACGTTAACAAACGAACAAATCGCCGACAAGTACACCGCAGCTGTAGGCAGCGGTTTATTGAAAACCTTCTCTAAAATGGGTATTTCAACGTTACAGTCTTATTTAGGCGCACAAGTTTTTGAAGCCTTAGGTATTAACTCTGAAGTTGTCGACCAATATTTTACCGGTACCGTAAGTAGAATCGAAGGCTTAAGCCTAGATCAAATCGCTCAAGAAGCGCTTTTACGTCATCGTGAAGGTTTTCCAGAAGCAAGCCGTATCGCTATTGAAAACTTATTGCCGACCGGTGGTGAGTATTCGTGGCGTCATGATGGCGAACGTCATCTATTTAACCCAACGGTTATTCGTTTACTTCAGCATTCAACAGCAAGTAACGATACTAATCAGTTTAAGCAATACACAAAAACGGTTGATGAACAGAGCAAAGAAGCCTTTACCTTACGTGGCTTACTTGAACTGAGTAGCGATCGCCCTGCCATTGCATTGAGTGAAGTTGAACCGATTGAAAATATTTTCAAACGTTTTGCCTCAGGTGCCATGTCATTTGGCTCAATCTCTTGGGAAGCACACACGACTTTAGCCATTGCCATGAACCGTATTGGCGGTAAGAGCAACAGTGGTGAAGGCGGTGAAGACCCTATTCGTTATACGCCGTTAGAAAATGGCGATTCAATGAATTCGCGCATAAAGCAAGTTGCTTCGGGTCGTTTTGGCGTTACTAGCCATTACTTAACGAATGCTGACGAGCTACAAATTAAAATGGCACAAGGCGCAAAACCAGGCGAAGGTGGCCAATTACCAGGTGATAAAGTAGACGCTTGGATTGGTAAAACACGTGGTTCAACGCCAGGTGTAGGCTTAATTTCGCCACCACCACATCACGATATTTATTCTATTGAAGATTTATCACAGCTTATTTTTGATCTTAAAAATGCCAACCGTGATGCTCGTGTTAATGTTAAATTAGTGTCTGAAGCTGGTGTAGGTACTGTTGCATCAGGTGTGGCTAAAGCCTATGCAGATGTAGTACTTATCGCTGGTCACGATGGCGGCACAGGTGCTTCACCACTAAGTTCCATTAAACATACTGGCTTACCGTGGGAACTTGGTTTGGCTGAAACCCATCAAACCTTGGTACGTAATAAACTGCGTAGCCGCATTACCGTGCAAACTGATGGTCAACTTAAAACACCACGCGATTTAGCGATTGCAACGCTGCTAGGCGCAGAAGAATATGGCATGGCAACGACAGCACTTGTGGTTGAAGGTTGTATTATGATGCGTAAGTGTCATTTAAATACCTGTCCGGTTGGCATAGCGACGCAAGATAAAGGTTTACGTGATCGTTTTACCGGTCGTGCCGATATCTTAGTGAACTTCTTTACCATGATGGCTGAAGGTTTACGCGAAATTATGGCTGAACTTGGTTTTAGAAGCATTGAAGAAATGGTTGGCCAAACCCAGTGTCTTTCGCAACGTAAAGACGTTGAACATTGGAAATACCAAGGTGTCGACTTAACGCCGCTATTGCATAAAGCAGAATGCGATGAAAACGAAACACTGTATCAATCAATTAATCAGAAACATCTGATTGACGATATTATTGATCGCAAAATGATAATAGATGCTAAAGCCGCGCTTGATTCTCAACAAAGTGTTGCGCTTGAATATGACGTTATTAACACCGATAGAACCATTGGTGCAATGATCTCGAATGAAATCTCGAAAAAATATCACGAACATGGCTTACCAGAAAATACCATTAAGGTGAAATTTAACGGTTCTGCCGGTCAAAGTTTTGGCTGTTTCTCAGCTAAAGGTCTACATTTTGAACTTGAAGGTGATGCCAATGATTACTTTGGTAAAGGGCTTTCTGGTGCAAACCTTGTGGTATATCCAAGCAAGCAAGCTAAGTTCTCAGCCAGTGAAAACATTTTAATTGGTAATGTTGCCTTCTTTGGTGCGACTTCAGGAACAGCCTTTATACGTGGTATTGCTGG includes the following:
- the gltB gene encoding glutamate synthase large subunit: MNDMSKKSQGLYRAEFEHDSCGIGFVANLKGKKSHDIIENALTMLSCMEHRGGTGFDVKSGDGAGILIQIPHAFLSQETASLGFTLPDAGNYGVGMIFFPQEQEQSDACRNILNQNITDLGLTLLGYRHVPGDNSMLGAASLESEPNIEQVFIAKPEALTAQAFERKLFVLRKYTSHQINATIAKERDEFYVTSMSSTKIVYKGQFTTQQVRQYYLDLQDERTISGMAMFHSRFSTNTFPAWRRAQPFRYIAHNGEINTVRGNINWMNAREALFSSVNFSDAELKMLTPICNNDNSDSANLDMAIELLVLSGRSLAQVMMMMVPEAWQTQTDMDATKRAFYEYYACIMEPWDGPASLSFTDGNVIGATLDRNGLRPSRYLLTDDGTLVMGSETGTLCVDQSTVVEKGRLQPGKIFIADLKQGRIISDDEVKQQVSSTQPYGQWLAKNKIELNKLPVPRASIAQPPLTELRKIQKAFGYTNEDLNLVLAGMVGTSKEPLGAMGTDTPLAVLSHRPQQLSHYFKQLFAQVTNPPIDPIREELVMSLRGYIGKSLNLLDETAAHCHKVEIEQPVLTNEQLRKLQYIDNDHLQSKTISITFKANGQAGALKKALDRVCLYAKNAVEDGYAILILSDREVDSDHVAIPSVLATAAIHHYLIREKLRSYADIILESADIRETHHFATVIGYGAAAVNPYLALESMYGLRDEGVLDTTLTNEQIADKYTAAVGSGLLKTFSKMGISTLQSYLGAQVFEALGINSEVVDQYFTGTVSRIEGLSLDQIAQEALLRHREGFPEASRIAIENLLPTGGEYSWRHDGERHLFNPTVIRLLQHSTASNDTNQFKQYTKTVDEQSKEAFTLRGLLELSSDRPAIALSEVEPIENIFKRFASGAMSFGSISWEAHTTLAIAMNRIGGKSNSGEGGEDPIRYTPLENGDSMNSRIKQVASGRFGVTSHYLTNADELQIKMAQGAKPGEGGQLPGDKVDAWIGKTRGSTPGVGLISPPPHHDIYSIEDLSQLIFDLKNANRDARVNVKLVSEAGVGTVASGVAKAYADVVLIAGHDGGTGASPLSSIKHTGLPWELGLAETHQTLVRNKLRSRITVQTDGQLKTPRDLAIATLLGAEEYGMATTALVVEGCIMMRKCHLNTCPVGIATQDKGLRDRFTGRADILVNFFTMMAEGLREIMAELGFRSIEEMVGQTQCLSQRKDVEHWKYQGVDLTPLLHKAECDENETLYQSINQKHLIDDIIDRKMIIDAKAALDSQQSVALEYDVINTDRTIGAMISNEISKKYHEHGLPENTIKVKFNGSAGQSFGCFSAKGLHFELEGDANDYFGKGLSGANLVVYPSKQAKFSASENILIGNVAFFGATSGTAFIRGIAGERFCVRNSGATAVVEGVGDHGCEYMTGGKAVILGTTGRNFAAGMSGGVAYVLDNNNDFAPKCNMEMVALETVNSAAESLELKALISQHFDATGSDVASDLLKDWDNSVKRFVKVMPIDYKRMQGYMNDVRSSGKFESEYDIAVEAFDIHLNNIASAKA